In Lactuca sativa cultivar Salinas chromosome 5, Lsat_Salinas_v11, whole genome shotgun sequence, the DNA window TTATATTTAGGGTTGTAAATGAACCGAATGAACATGAACGAggttgttcatgttcgttcgtttaaggtagtcgaacaaacaaacaaacatgaaCGGATAAACAAACaagttttcttgttcatgttcgtttgttTAACAAATTACATAGTTCATGTTCGTTTGCttatgttcgtgaacatgctAAACGAACATATATGGATGGAGACAAAcaaacataattgaacacatatgaacataaacaaacaaataaTATAATAATGTAATCAAACACAATTGAGCAAATATGAACATAAGTGGAACTTAAATGAACGAACAACATAAACAAACGTTCACGAACATAATTTGACGAAAAAGACCATTATTCATGTTAattcaattaattaaacaaacacgaatttgtgttcatgtttattcatttattaataaACGAACTTTCCGCCGAACGGTTCACAAATAGTTCGTTGGTTCAGTTTGTTTACAATCCTAGCCATATCTCCTTCTTTATCAAAGGGAGAGAAATAACAAAAGTGTGTTGAACTCTACACAAAACCTCGTTATATCGACATGATGAGCTGGAGCTCTCCTCATTTTCCGAGCTCCACATTAGATTTCACCTCACATAGGTCGAGCTATGCAGATCCCAGTCTCTTTAGCTTAAGATACATGCCCTAAATAAGTCTAACTTCAAAGTCGAGAAGATGTGATCGATGTCTTTGATCCAAATTTTGGATATACATTCAAACTTTCTTTTTATTTGACATGGCCAATGTATTAACATCAATATTTTATTTTAGGATGTTAAGTGAACTAATGTGAGAGGGCTTGTGTCTCAATAGTATAATGTGCTGGTAAAAAGATACTCATCAGTCACAACTAATTTTTATGGTCTTTTTTGCAAAAAAATATTTTCTCCGACATTGTATTCCGGAGATAGATTTAGGATTTCGGAGTTACTTTTAATTAGCTTTTATTGTTACCAAATAAATGTAATAAATccaaatataattgaaaatgtaTTTATTTACAAGTTATCTAACAACGCCCTcctaaaattataattaattgaACTATCAAAATTCACATACCACTTTATTATCACGTCAATACCATctaattatttatgattttatatctAAAATTCAATTTCATTAGATTTCTAACATACCTCTATATTCAAAGTATATTTAAACCATTTTTTATCATAACCTAATTCTCACCAAAAGTCAgtcataacatatttcataatAAAACCCTTTAAGTCATTGTCTGAAAATGTCTTCCCATTATCTGAAATTCATTCACAACACTAATTGTCCTTCAAATCCAACAATTAGTTAACGCATTGGGGAAATTTTGAATCTAGGAGGCAGGTAGATGCTAAAGAATCAGGGTACAAAGAACCAAAAGCATAATCTAAGCGACTCGGCCAACAAATGAAGGATAAGCTAGGAACTATTGAAGCCAAGAAAAAACAGATAGTGGATATGAAAAAATAAATTTAGGCTACTGCCCACCGGATAAAAAAGCGAGCACATTGGGATTGTAGAGGGTGAGTTTTGGGCAAATTTGTGAGAAAATGAGAGGAGCGAAAGCATGAGTTGATAAAAAAAGGCAAAATTATCGTACGACTATCCAAAAGTTTTGTTCATAAAAAACAAAGATAGATGGTTATGTATATAAAGATCATTTCTATTAATGACAAACATTAAAgttgttttatgtttttatgtttcatTTAAGGCTTATTTGATGGTCCAATTACTTTGTGGATTTGAAAAACAAAGTTAAatggtataataataataataataataataataataaacaaagttTTGCACATACATTAAAAACAGTGATTAAAACAAATATTCACATATGTTTAACATAAAAGTGAAAATGTCTAAACATACTAGTTAGGAAATGTGTACCCCGTGCCATCTATGCAAATCGCCTATAATATGTGTTACCTCATTCGGTAGCGTAGCCCTCAATGCTCATTTGTGTAAATGTCTAAACATACTAGTTGAGGAAGTTTGTACCCCATGTCATCTGTGCAAATCGTCTATAATATGTGTTACCTCATTCGGTAGCGCAACCCTCAATGCTTACTAACATACCATACGTTAACATTTCAACAAACCAATATATAAAAACACTTGGTCCCTctcgatgggggggggggggggggaggggctACTATGGTGTGagggtgtgtgtttgtgtgtgtgtgtgtgtgtatatatatatatatatatatatatatatatatatatatatatatatatggggttaGGGATATGTGTCTAttatgtacctaagcttatatatatatatatatatatatatatatatatatatatatatatatatatatatatatatccaaactaatcatgatattttatttattattattcctTAAGCATGTGACTTACTAAACCAATCAGATTTGTGTTCGATTTCTTCATTGTGTGTAAGACTTAAAACATTAAAAGTCATGGTCATTTAAGCAACCCTATTAAACTTTAAATGAAAAGTAATAGAATAAAGATAAAAGAACATACGATAACTCAATAAAGGTTTTCACAAATCATTGGATATAGTTTTCAATTGAAGGACAAGACATTTGAGTTAtcttcattaaaaaaaaatattcgtTTTTTATATTCCCTATAAACTTCTATGAATTTTTGTAATAAAAAGATATAGAAGTGATCTTTTCCTTCACAATTTCAAGTGTGAAACTATCGACGTGACAACATCAAATCTCTTTAATACCATAGTACTAGACAACATTGAGACAATGTGGAAAATGGTTCGCATAGGTTGAACCAATATGTGGATTCTGAACAATAATTCTCAACCTAAGAACTATCAAGATAGTAATGTCAATAACAACAAATCCAAATACTCCAAAAACCAATGGGTATTTTGTATACAGATGAGTATGTATACATATACAAATGGATGGAAACATTATATATGACATATACTTATGTTATGTAATCTAAACACAAGCAGATACTACCATATTCACACAAGCTCGAAAATGGGTTCTATTGGCCATTGAAAAATGATGTAACCATTATAAGAAACCACCAcatctttctttcttcttttatCCCCTCTTTCATTTCAACAAtcatttttcaaataaaaaataaattattattattattattattattattattattattatattttaaataccACTCTATAAGAATAATGCCAAGATTTTAACTTTCAGTTTCACACAACCGCGTATCACATTTCTCTCATTCATTTTTTTTCATCAAAATAGATTTCAACAAACTCACCTCATGATccagtcaaaaaaaaaaaaaaaaaaaaaaaaaaaaaaaaaaaaaactcatgctACTAGTCCGAGCATACATACCAGCTTACTTACTAACTCAATAGACACCATTATTCATTCACCCCTATAATTTCAATTACAAAGTTTGAGATCTTTGGAAGATTttgtaataataaaaacaaatttaaaGATAACTTTTAGAAACATAAGTATAAAATTTTAGAAATATATGAACAAAATTCTCTCatctaatttattttaaaaaaattataaaacttatTAAAATGATAATGAGGTATGTTGGACTTTGGAGAGAATTTAGAGAAGAATTATTTCGGGTGGCATTGATAATATTAGAAAAATACATTGAGTTGCGTGGGATGTGGTCACTAGACCCAAAAGCTTAGGGGATTTGGTGCTGGTAGCCTTAGACCATCTGTTATACCCACCAATAACCATTATAATGGTGGGTCATCATCATCACACTCTTACCACTAATCATGGGATACCTACCACTAAACACCACTCcaccttattttttttatttaaatttcattcaaaaatacattaaaacacaataaaacatattttttatttaaatttaattcacaaaaacaataaaacatatttttttaaattagttttttatACAATACAACAAAGATTACATTAATTTAAAACAGACAATGTAAAataaaaagataataataataaaaaaaaaaaaaaaaacataaaaatgcaaCTACAAACAACTTAAACTAGTTTTTAACCCTTATTTTTAATGACCAAATTTTGGGGACTCTCAATTTTCGTCAAGCTTTGACTTGTTTAAACGGTGTGTGTTTCGTGTCTTCATATTGGTACATGATCACACCAAACAGGTCGCCTTCGTTTACGTTGTTTATAACAAAGTTATAAATTTCGTTGCATTCAAGGCATTTAACCCtcatgtcgcgaaacttcgaacaTATTTCATCAAGATTACGACTTTGGCAACCCATTAAATCATGAAAATCGTTTCCAACTTTTATCCAAAAATTATGAGGTATTTCTAGGTCTTCTGAAACAGCTACCCATGCTAATGTTAAGTTCTCTTCTTCATTTTCTCACCAATTCATCCTTTTAAGAGCCATTGGTTTTGAATTTATCAAGCAAAAGAAGTATGTGATTTTGAGAAGAAGAAAAATGAATTATATGAGTAAAATGAATGAATAAGTATGGTATTTATAGAAGAGGTTTAATGTTGTtcgaaagataaaaaaaataaaaaataaaaaagttaaacCCTAAATATGGTCGTTACTAAATAGCCAATTGCATTGGCCATTTCCATTTGTTGTCCCAACCACGAGCCACAGGGGTGGTGTGCACGGTCATGGTCCGTGGCCACCTAGACCACGAACTCGTCGGTTGCAACCATACCGAACAGTCTTAGATACATAAATATTACGCTTCTTGCGAAATGGTGGTGGAGATTAAAAATTTAGCATGATTCTCTTTGGTACTCATGTATTAAAGCAACTAGGTGTGagccccgtgtattacacgggtttatttaaaaaagttgaatataaaataataaggatcaagtttttcaatatatctaccctaataaatgaaaactaATTTCTTTGTTTATAATTGGATTCCAtaacattttttgttttgaaaaagttattgtataagtgaaaattatgatgtGTAAACATTTAATTATGGAAGAATTGATTATTGCCCCAATTTGTAGTTGTAGGTTTTTCTTGGTATGGTTATtgaaaattaatttaatgattctaTATAACATAAATAAACTCACATAAAATATGGAATTTacttttaaatttaagaaaattAAAAGCACAAGAAAATGCCAAgtggaaaaagaaaaaataaaaaaatcctacaaaatgacatgtgtcgaactaaatgagaacatgacatttggcaaaaacattttcatttattagggtagatacaTAACATTAATTGTATTGATGGAAAGCTTTTAGCTAAATGTTGTATTCCTAGGGTGTGGCTTGCTATTTATCAAATTTCTTGGGATTTAGAGGTGTGGGGTATTTATCTTGATAAACTATTTTGCAGGAAAACAAGGGCTTAAAATTGTACTCATTTTTGGAAGGATAGATGGTGCCATGATTTAATTCTCAAAGATTAGTTCCTGGAGTTATATAAGATCAAGACAAGCAAAAATTGTAATATTTCAAAGAGGTTAAATGGGTAAAACGGAGCTGTTGCATCCTTCTTGGAAAAGACATCCGAGAAGAGGTAAACAAAAGAGCAAGCTAAAACAAGTAACTGTCAATTCAGTCAGAACAGTAAGTTTAAAATAAGCATCAACTCATTGACTCATTGATTGCATAGCCAACTAATTACATTAAATCGAGTAAATTTAAAAACAGTGTGATCCCAACCCGACCCAAATAGGAAGAACTCTAACCCTAACCTTAACCATTTTCTTTCTTGATAGCAAGACTTTTTCTAAACAGACAAACCCTAACCACCAAATCCGTAAAGAGTACGGCCTTGCCTCTTCAACGCATACACGACATCCATGGCTGTAACAGTTTTCCGGCGAGCATGTTCTGTGTATGTAACAGCGTCTCTGATCACATTCTCCAAAAAGATCTTCAATACTCCACGAGTCTCTTCGTATATCAAACCACTGATACGCTTCACACCCCCTCTCCTCGCCAGACGACGGATCGCCGGCTTCGTGATCCCCTGAATGTTGTCACGGAGAACCTTCCTATGACGCTTTGCTCCTCCCTTTCCCAATCCCTTTCCTCCCTTTCCACGTCCTGACATTTTCAAATTGATTGAAAGTCTGGAATAGAAATTTGTTTCAAATCAGGGTTAATGTAATCGTCTTGGATTAAAAATCGATCAATcttaaagaaaaatttttgagGGAAACACACTTACCTTAATAAAAGCTTCTGTAGAGGAGGGGAAACGAAGAACAGACGATGAAAAACTGAAACGAGGGGATTTGAATATATAGGGGGGAGTGGGGGTGAGCTGGATCCTTGATGTGTTGGGATCCGCCGATGTAAGAGAATGGACGAGTGAGATGAGGGGACAATCACGCGGATATGTGACATGGCAGATGTGCTTTATGTTTGGGAAAAAAGACGGGTTTGAgtacttaatttttttattattttaatgaacttaatataaattaatttcaaatttcattttattttttatattaatcaTCTAAATCATTtagaatcatattattttttgttcgtttattttttaattttttggtattttatttgtttatataatttaattattgttttttaacattttttCATTTATTCTAAGTATGCTTTTAAAAAATAAGATCATTCAAATTCGTAATTCTTTTTTACAAATTCGTAATGAGTTTTGTAAAgtttttgtgtatatatatatatatatatatatatatatatatatatataaagctagtattttttcttgaatctcatgcatttgaaaccctcattcttttttcctttcaccacattcatttgaaactcccatgactttttaatttccttgtaataataattataatttggtaattaggttaaataaatatcaaatctaaagtgtattcatatacaaactaaatttgaatattaaaataatatctttaattctacttataaaattatgttatttaagttttaacatattatacttaatttattagttttaataaattgttggatgtaaccattatcattttaaaggtataatttttgaataatttgtataaaatatttaaactattaattaaaatataacattataggctcaacttaaatataaattttatttaacttaaacaacccaaatattcttttataaatagttaaaagtgataaattgtagtgtctttctaataatgattgtaagttggttaataaggttaaataaatatcaaacctaaagtataatcacaaatagactaaatttcaattttaaaataatatctttacttctatttatgaagttatgtctttaaattttaacatactatacttaatttattatatttaaaatgttgttgcatgtaaaccattatcagtttaaagctacaatttttgaacagttttgacaaaatacttaaattgttaatttaaatataacattagagtgtcaacttaaatataaatttcagttccactaaaaaaaccaaataatattttgtaaatagttaaaagtgataaattatggtgataaatacaaaaactaaattgtaatatcagtttaactaaaatatttcctaaatatatttatataatcgttaaaaattgtcaaataagtagcttaaaataacttataataacaatagttaaaaataactctatataactgattatattgttacctttaaaatcaaaaaataatgtttgatgttttaaataattataatgatagaaattaaaacattaagcaaataaaatttaaaaaattagttaaaaataacaactataaatcatattaaaccatatataatatttaattttattgatgtgtaactcgcgagtagaagtcattcaaatgattgagattatgcgttataatagatttatatattatcatataattcaaaataatcaatatattatatcaaattaatatacgaattattatatcaaatttaacaacgttagtgttatattttaaaaaatatatatttgtaaagacttcaactatataggtgtttctgcacattacaatgtcaactaaaatataaatttcagttccatttaaaaaaactaaagaatattttgtaaatagttaaaagtgataaattgtagtgataaaagcaaaaactaaattgtaatttcaatttaactaaaatatttcttaaatatatttttataatcgttaaaagtttccaaataagtagcttaaaataacttacaataacaatagttaaaaacaactctctataaatgattatattgttagctttaaaataaaaaaaacaatgtttgatgttttaaataattataatgatagaaattaaaacattaagcaaataaattttaaaaaattaattaacaataaaaacaactatgtataacatcaaatcatatattatatttaattttattcatatgtaactcgcgggtagaagtcattcaaatgattgagattatgaattataataaatgtatatattatcatataattcaaaataatcaatatattatatcaatttagtatatatacaaactattatatcaaatttaacaacaactttattgttatatttaaaaaattacctatttgtaaatatttcaactatataggtgtttctgcgcaacgcgcgggcattcgcctagtatatatatatatatatatatatatatatatatatatatatatatatatatatatatatatatatatatatatatatatatatataacgagtgagaatgcaaaaaaaaaaaaaaaaaaacaaaaaaaaaacaaaaaaaaacaaaaaacaagttGCACCGATAAACCTTTTTGTATggtaaaaatacataaataaaaggTTTGAAACGTTATAAGGACTTTAAAAATAACTTGATAAAAGTaagtagaaaatttaaaaattgtgaagaaaataataaaaaaagttatgCATAGATAATCGAAATCTAAAATAGTTATACAATAAAAACAACATTTTAGATCGAACCTAAATTGAGTTTTAATAAATAGtaatgaataataaattaaaatatataggTTAATTTGAAATCGGCTCTTAAAAATTCAAATCATTTGACCCTGTAaacgtttttttttaataaatgtataaacaagaaaatacataaataaaaattttgaaacGTTATAAAAAGTTTAAAGTGGAATTTTAAAAaggcaaattaaaaaaaaaaaaaaaaaaacacgaaagAGGAAAATAAAAATTGTACAACTTCATAAGCTCATAAAATTCTCATCAATGACCATTTTGCTGTTTTGGTTAATAATTGACTAAAAGTTAAATCTCTCAAATTTTTTGGGTTCTTATATCATTTCTGTTGTGTCAACTATTTCTTAATCATCAAGCACTTTTTCTTGAATATTATTAAATACTTCATGCATTTTAGTATTACCAAAATGGTCTACATACATATGGAGTTTAACACCACATTCATACGTAATTGTTATAAATTCAACATAATTAAGCTTAGTCTGAACTAACCTCAAACCTTTTAGAAAATGAATGGTAGGAAGACGGTAATAGGGCTTCTCACATTTTTTTATGTAAAATTTTCGACGAACTCATAGCACCCGTCCTTGTTCATTCTGACGAAATCAATATTTTACGGCCTCTGATTAATCTTGTCGGTGTATCGGGTACCTAGTGAAGATACACTGGAATGTTTTGATTTATTGCATTGTGAATTTGTGATATTTGGGGTGCCTATCATACGCCCTCCTTTACCAGGGCACATTATTTTTTAACCATCATGGATGATTATAGTATGGGTGTTTGGTTGTTTCTTTTAAAACTCATACATCAAGTTGGTAGGCATCTAAGAGCTTTCCATGAAATGATTCAAACACAATTTGACAAAAATATCAAAAGGTTTAGATGTGATAACGACGAGGAGTTCACATCTAATGAATTGTTGTCCTTTTACCAAGAAAATGGGATTTTACTCGAAACCAGTTGCACCCACACGCCTTAACAAAACGGTGTCGTCGAAAGGAAACATCGACACCTTCTTGAGACGGCTCGGGCGTTAAGATTTGAAGCTAaacttccaaaaatatttttgggagaATGTGTCATGAAGACCACATATATCATTAAACGATTACCACCTAATGTAATTGACAACAAAACACCTTTCGACTTACTCCACAATCAAAGCCCTGACTACGATTTCTTGAGAGTTTTCGGTTGCCTTGTGTATTATCAAAACACAAACACCGTTGGAGATAAGTTCGAAACGAGGGGGCCCAACGACTTCTTGGGATACCCATCAGAAACGAAAGGGTATAAGATTTATGATCTATAAGAAAAAATAATTGTGTCGAGAGACACTAAGTTTTGCGAAGACTTCTTTCCTTTTAAGAAGGTTACTTCCAACTGTTAACATGAGGACCTGTTTGAAACAGTTAAATATCATGTTGTCACTGGAAGCGCAAGAATTGATACCAAGATTACCGAAATCAATGAAAGATAAAGTGATGGGCCTTTTGAACTTAACATTCCATTACAAGAGCATGTTCATGAGGATGGGTTTGATGAAACAAAAAAGCCACGACAAGACTTTGACCACACCGTTTTGTGGACCACAAAGCCATATCGAAGACAATGTAAACCAAGAGACCAACTTTGAATTATAACGTTTTAAAAGGTTCAAAATTCAACCGACATGTTTTAAAGATTTTCATGTCTAACTTCCCATATTTATAAACCCCTCACGACCCATCTCCAAACAAGACCCCTCTACGGTACACCATCTCTCAAACTCTATGTCTTGTGATAACTTTTCTAGTTCTCACAAAACCTTCTTGGCGGTCATCAAATCCCACGACAAGCCAAAGAGATTCAACCAAGCCATGCAGGATGAACGATGGAAAGATGTTATGAAAGAATGAGATTCGTGCTCTTGAAGAAAACATGACATGGACtctctgttggaatagtgtctaagcccgtaactatatttggtatgtacttgacccggttgtgcatggtccttttgggttgccttctccagagcaacttgacaaggtaatttaaggagaaagagagagtattatgatttattaatatattataagaataatatattaaaggagaaatcatatttatttaattagtattggtcataaattaattaataattaatttagtggtcaaaagagattaattgaataaaggggtataaactgtcaaatgtgtgatagttgagttttaggttaaggaaacctaatgggcttaaggggaacgaaattatgatgggtaaccatcatattttcgtccaagggccttattccagaaggttccatgggctgctttgtggttaagctgtccattagggtttagagtgaaaccctagtaatctgcaactataaatatgacccttagggcatgaattcggctatcacttgattctaagagtaccCTAGGGCGAATTCTAgcctccctctccctctctcatattgccttcttgcttttggggtttgtgaaccattagaggagttgcatttgtgactctaggctcaaaagaagaagatatacaagatctaagtcaatcattgaagaggtaaacatctagatctgattctatatgttatttcagttgtttatatgctagattagggtttgtaagtcttggaatcaaagcatgttcaatagtgaaacctagatccaagcattagggtttgtatgagcacataggaatgtttcttatgcataaaacccatcagtggtatcagagctttgattggtttcagttgtatgtgatgcttaactgctttatttgctGAGAAAACGATTTTTGGtccctgcccgactcaactcggcgagtcactacctggactcggcgagttggcccctactcggcgagtcagttcgtcagaattacggtttttcggtttttttgctgctgttttgacttggacttgatgcttaattgttttatgaaggtaaaatccgaattttatctatattaagtgtttatccttgccaaaagaatagataatttcaaatctttttaaatattagttattcatgtgataaatatggattatttaaaaattatttggtaattatctaatgactaaaattaagactaggtcaaatatatataattatgaaattaattggttaatttgaattatttgttatttgatcccttatgttttgaaaagttcaaaacttgccctcaagttttgaaatttgaattttgtaattaaaagtttaattttgaataatttaaatttcaaacccttagaattttataagtttaaaattcaaccctatactattatatattacaagcttaattaatatatatatttataacttaaatgctagtcttaccgttagtaggcctcattcacgaagccggtctataaggtgggtataaggttgctgcctataaaatggcgcttaatgggtgtacactcacacctaccgcttgcttgactggtggagggtcgttagccgaacgggtaggatagggcaaccctctactcattaaaactataatgttgaatacaaagtaactacatgatTTTTGCAAATTcccattcctagttactttagggtaaaatgtgaaaatgatgctaatccatggaattacacttcgtacccttgtcaaacgttgatggagcgcgtgtggttaaccggcacatcaatt includes these proteins:
- the LOC111921047 gene encoding histone H4; translation: MSHIRVIVPSSHSSILLHRRIPTHQGSSSPPLPPIYSNPLVSVFHRLFFVSPPLQKLLLRLSINLKMSGRGKGGKGLGKGGAKRHRKVLRDNIQGITKPAIRRLARRGGVKRISGLIYEETRGVLKIFLENVIRDAVTYTEHARRKTVTAMDVVYALKRQGRTLYGFGG